In Desulfuromonadaceae bacterium, a single genomic region encodes these proteins:
- the recQ gene encoding DNA helicase RecQ gives MSATPLETLKSIYGYSNFRALQGEIIDTLIGGDDAFVLMPTGGGKSLCYQIPAHHREGVAIIVSPLISLMKDQVDALLANGVRAAQYNSSLDAATARATLAALHAGELDLLYIAPERLLSDEFIARLKSIDIALFAIDEAHCVSQWGHDFRPEYIQLGRLRELFPAIPLIALTATADPQTREDIIQRLNLGRARRFIAGFDRPNIRYTVIDKHQPFNQLKSFLAERPHDAGIVYALSRKRTEEVAAKLNLTGIKAAAYHAGLPDKERQRVQEEFLRDDLQVVVATVAFGMGIDKPNVRFVVHYDIPKNIESYYQETGRAGRDGLPAEALLLFGYGDIALVRGLIEKGGNPEQNRIELHKLNAMVGYAEPLTCRRRALLGYFGEELSEDCGNCDICLNPPQRFDATEDARKALSCVYRVGQRFGMNHVIDVLRGSANQRILDLRHDKVSTYGIGAQHSKDYWSSLYRQLIHLGYLRQDVANFSVLQLTANARPLLRGERQLTLAQPRVKVKPLPKKKTRRKIGELDYNEELFQQLRELRKTLADRDGVPPYVIFGDAALVEMAAYLPRDPEAFLRINGVGKRKLEKFGEDFISVIIDFGRSM, from the coding sequence ATGTCTGCTACCCCCCTTGAAACCCTCAAATCGATTTACGGCTACAGCAATTTTCGCGCCCTGCAAGGGGAGATCATCGACACCCTGATCGGCGGCGACGACGCCTTTGTGCTGATGCCGACCGGCGGTGGCAAATCGCTCTGCTACCAGATTCCGGCGCACCACCGTGAGGGCGTGGCGATCATCGTCTCCCCGCTGATTTCGCTGATGAAGGATCAGGTCGATGCACTCCTTGCCAACGGCGTCCGCGCCGCGCAGTACAACTCATCGCTCGACGCCGCCACCGCCCGTGCTACCCTTGCCGCACTCCACGCCGGCGAACTTGACCTGCTTTACATCGCTCCCGAACGGCTGCTGAGCGACGAGTTCATCGCCCGGCTGAAGTCCATCGATATCGCCCTCTTTGCCATCGACGAGGCACACTGCGTCTCGCAGTGGGGGCACGATTTCCGGCCGGAATATATTCAGCTCGGGCGACTGCGCGAACTCTTCCCCGCCATCCCGCTGATCGCCCTGACCGCCACCGCCGATCCGCAGACCCGCGAGGACATCATCCAGCGCCTCAACCTCGGCCGCGCCCGCCGTTTCATTGCCGGTTTCGACCGGCCAAATATCCGTTACACCGTAATCGACAAGCATCAGCCGTTCAACCAGTTGAAGTCCTTTCTCGCCGAGCGGCCCCATGATGCCGGAATTGTCTACGCCCTGAGCCGCAAGCGCACCGAAGAAGTCGCCGCCAAACTCAATTTAACCGGAATCAAGGCGGCCGCCTATCATGCCGGACTGCCGGACAAAGAGCGTCAGCGGGTGCAGGAAGAATTTTTGCGCGACGACCTCCAAGTGGTGGTGGCAACGGTCGCCTTCGGCATGGGGATCGACAAGCCGAATGTTCGCTTTGTCGTCCATTACGACATCCCCAAGAATATCGAAAGCTACTATCAGGAGACTGGCCGCGCCGGACGCGACGGCCTCCCCGCCGAGGCGCTGCTCCTTTTTGGTTACGGCGACATTGCGCTGGTGCGCGGGCTGATTGAAAAAGGCGGCAATCCGGAGCAGAACCGTATCGAGCTGCATAAACTCAACGCCATGGTCGGTTATGCCGAACCGCTCACCTGTCGGCGTCGCGCCCTGCTTGGCTATTTCGGTGAAGAGCTCAGTGAGGATTGCGGCAACTGTGATATCTGCCTCAACCCGCCGCAGCGTTTTGACGCCACCGAGGACGCCCGCAAGGCACTCTCCTGCGTCTATCGCGTCGGCCAGCGCTTCGGGATGAACCACGTTATCGACGTGCTGCGCGGTTCCGCCAACCAGCGGATTCTCGATCTGCGCCACGATAAAGTTTCCACCTACGGCATCGGTGCGCAGCACAGCAAGGATTACTGGAGCAGCCTCTATCGTCAACTGATTCACCTCGGCTACCTGCGCCAGGATGTCGCCAACTTTTCGGTGCTGCAACTCACTGCCAATGCCCGTCCACTATTGCGCGGCGAACGGCAGTTGACGCTGGCGCAACCGCGCGTCAAGGTGAAACCGCTGCCGAAGAAGAAAACACGCAGAAAGATCGGTGAACTCGACTACAACGAAGAGCTCTTCCAGCAGCTCCGCGAACTGCGCAAGACCCTCGCCGACCGCGACGGCGTACCGCCCTATGTCATCTTCGGCGATGCCGCGTTGGTGGAAATGGCCGCGTATCTGCCGCG
- a CDS encoding PEGA domain-containing protein yields the protein MKPLKATLSLIAVISLFVGAIWQSPASAATSPVLTPLGRFLDYSVIEVPSAIDVDDAGNIYVVDSLRKRVAKFDKYLKFLRYYDKMRVYGSSLAVTNDGRKIIVGSGEQVDIVDGDSGEVITALGVGDGEFTFAVEIDIDPLTQRVYVADMATFGVKVYDLNSGEYLFRFGSKGYGNGQFRNIWSLSFNEYSGEVYVSDIAGYSTIRPSVQVFNRDGQFLRNIKGYDGFGAPPVPFFSGMTFDPSGRAYVLDILNGAIRFLGLPTTPLGQFKNPGYRPGQMAMPRGIIYDKLTGRLFVTCDGARIEIYGVDGAENPANANVAPGQPVPVSPVGDVEVVTATPQLNYLNATDNDGDNLVYDVQVFSASEVVADYIGLPSGATESYAQVAAELTENARFGWHVRAFDGEAASDWTAQQYFYVNAQEEAPVAPVLLAPEAGTIAAGATVLSWGTAVDPDPFDTVSYRVEIAADATFAELVASADLTGNAIMLSEFADYLALQDGQTYFWRALAVDNHGLVSVAGDASNFVYDTTVLRFSANMPDAAVYLGGNYAYSGRYIGHTPVELRDVPAGVETVVVKRAGFEPFVGKVVIGERENIDFYAQLVAAIMPAELKANPLSADGQKIVLNGAVAPFIADVNADGVVDLVAASADGAINLFTGALVDGELEFTAAGLLAAELPLISGACPLLVDWNNDRVSDLLVGGADGTVSLFVAVNGVLTPTSLTLVGGAPVIVAGDAAPVVYDIDADGDKDLLVGSSDGTIAQFINVGSDAAPQLSAAGNLSFTMAPSAGPVAPFVTDWDADGSDDLLVTAGEHIYVYQSAGAVWSPVGVLAVTDALLNNNNGKSKTGAYSIGTGLTLFALDLDGKKGKDLLVGNDSGEIRLVRSFGKDYVAAFNAALVDKVAQITTANETPVDSAALGAAIAEGDYKQVAKECRSLLLTLDAAATVYAQELLDILK from the coding sequence ATGAAACCGTTAAAGGCCACTCTTAGCTTGATTGCAGTGATTTCACTGTTTGTAGGAGCCATATGGCAAAGTCCTGCGAGCGCGGCGACCAGTCCGGTTCTGACGCCACTGGGCAGATTCCTTGATTATTCGGTTATAGAAGTTCCTTCGGCAATCGATGTTGACGATGCGGGGAACATTTACGTTGTCGATTCGTTGCGGAAGCGGGTCGCCAAGTTTGACAAGTACCTCAAGTTCCTGCGCTACTACGACAAAATGCGGGTTTACGGTAGCAGTTTGGCGGTCACGAACGATGGCCGGAAAATTATTGTCGGTAGCGGCGAACAGGTTGATATCGTTGATGGTGACAGCGGTGAAGTGATCACGGCCTTAGGCGTGGGAGATGGCGAGTTTACCTTTGCCGTGGAGATCGATATCGATCCATTGACGCAACGGGTTTATGTCGCGGATATGGCGACCTTCGGGGTCAAAGTCTACGACCTGAACAGTGGCGAGTATCTGTTCCGCTTTGGCAGTAAAGGCTATGGCAATGGCCAGTTCCGGAATATATGGTCCCTGTCGTTCAATGAATATAGCGGTGAGGTTTACGTTTCTGATATCGCCGGGTACAGTACCATTCGTCCCAGTGTGCAGGTGTTTAACCGCGATGGCCAGTTTCTTCGCAATATCAAAGGGTATGACGGTTTTGGTGCTCCTCCGGTGCCGTTCTTTTCCGGGATGACCTTTGACCCCTCCGGGCGGGCCTATGTGCTCGATATTCTCAACGGAGCTATTCGTTTCCTTGGTCTGCCGACCACCCCTCTCGGACAGTTTAAAAATCCCGGCTATCGTCCCGGCCAGATGGCGATGCCGCGTGGTATCATCTACGATAAACTGACCGGTCGCTTGTTTGTGACCTGCGACGGAGCGCGGATTGAAATTTACGGGGTTGATGGCGCAGAGAATCCGGCCAATGCCAATGTTGCGCCGGGACAGCCGGTGCCGGTCAGCCCGGTGGGCGATGTTGAAGTTGTTACCGCGACACCGCAGTTGAACTACTTGAATGCCACCGATAATGACGGTGATAACCTGGTTTATGATGTCCAGGTTTTCTCTGCCAGCGAGGTCGTTGCCGACTATATTGGATTGCCTTCCGGTGCGACCGAGTCGTATGCCCAGGTGGCCGCAGAGCTGACCGAGAACGCGCGTTTTGGCTGGCACGTCAGGGCGTTTGACGGTGAAGCCGCGTCCGACTGGACAGCACAACAATACTTCTACGTTAATGCTCAGGAAGAAGCTCCTGTCGCGCCGGTGCTGCTGGCTCCGGAAGCAGGGACTATCGCCGCTGGCGCCACAGTCCTGAGTTGGGGGACAGCGGTTGACCCTGACCCCTTCGACACGGTTAGCTACCGGGTAGAGATTGCCGCAGATGCCACCTTTGCCGAGCTCGTCGCCAGTGCTGACCTGACCGGAAACGCGATCATGCTCAGCGAGTTCGCTGATTACCTGGCATTGCAGGACGGTCAGACCTATTTCTGGCGGGCTCTGGCGGTCGATAACCACGGTCTGGTTTCGGTAGCCGGTGATGCAAGCAACTTTGTCTACGATACGACGGTTCTGCGCTTCAGTGCCAATATGCCTGACGCCGCGGTTTATCTCGGCGGCAACTACGCTTATAGTGGTCGCTACATCGGGCATACTCCCGTAGAACTGCGTGATGTGCCGGCAGGGGTCGAAACCGTGGTCGTGAAGCGGGCGGGCTTCGAGCCGTTTGTGGGCAAGGTGGTGATTGGTGAGCGTGAAAATATCGATTTTTATGCACAACTGGTCGCGGCCATCATGCCTGCCGAGCTGAAGGCCAACCCACTGTCTGCGGATGGTCAGAAGATCGTTCTCAACGGTGCGGTGGCCCCCTTTATCGCCGATGTGAATGCAGATGGTGTGGTTGACCTGGTCGCCGCTTCAGCCGATGGTGCCATCAACCTGTTCACTGGCGCCCTGGTCGACGGCGAGCTTGAGTTTACCGCTGCCGGTTTGCTGGCTGCTGAGTTGCCGCTGATTTCGGGAGCCTGTCCGCTATTGGTTGACTGGAATAATGACCGCGTTAGCGATCTGCTGGTTGGTGGCGCTGATGGCACCGTGTCGCTCTTTGTTGCTGTAAACGGGGTATTGACCCCGACCTCACTGACCCTGGTCGGTGGCGCTCCGGTTATCGTGGCCGGTGATGCAGCGCCGGTGGTCTACGATATTGACGCCGACGGTGACAAAGATCTGCTCGTCGGTTCAAGTGACGGGACGATTGCCCAGTTCATCAATGTTGGCAGTGACGCCGCGCCGCAGCTGAGCGCAGCCGGAAATCTTTCCTTTACCATGGCACCCTCTGCGGGCCCGGTTGCACCATTTGTGACCGATTGGGACGCTGATGGTAGCGATGATCTGCTGGTGACTGCCGGTGAGCATATCTATGTTTACCAGTCGGCCGGTGCGGTATGGTCGCCAGTCGGGGTGTTGGCAGTGACAGACGCGCTGCTCAATAACAACAATGGCAAATCGAAGACCGGTGCTTACTCGATCGGTACCGGCCTGACCCTTTTTGCCCTTGATCTGGACGGGAAAAAGGGCAAGGATCTGCTGGTCGGCAACGATTCCGGCGAGATTCGCCTGGTACGCTCTTTCGGTAAAGACTATGTTGCTGCGTTTAATGCCGCTCTTGTCGACAAGGTCGCGCAAATCACCACCGCCAATGAGACACCGGTTGATAGTGCCGCGCTTGGTGCGGCCATTGCTGAGGGTGACTATAAACAGGTCGCAAAAGAATGCCGCTCTCTGCTGCTGACACTGGATGCCGCCGCGACGGTTTATGCTCAGGAACTACTGGACATTCTTAAATAA